The following proteins are encoded in a genomic region of Candidatus Tanganyikabacteria bacterium:
- a CDS encoding glycoside hydrolase family 1 protein — protein sequence MRRLVLALLTLAVGCASPAATGLGPYSSAEMSEAKQFGAAGPEAVPAPAQGEIKFPAGFLWGAAMAAHQVEGRLDNDWSDWEKAPGNVKNGDTSEVGVDHYRRFDQDFALAAAMGHNSHRLSIEWSRLEPAKGQFAAEAIAHYHAVFRSLRAKGLMPMVTLHHFTNPKWIAAQGGWLAEATVADFGRFAAFAGREFGGEVDLWITINEPNVYAFHAYESGVWPPAHKSREEALRVMANLSKGHAAAFKALHETDRVAQVGIAHHVALFDPNAWWSPLDVATAYFNDRVFNRAFLKAVTTGELDFTVPGAKGVKESHPAARNSLDFLGVNYYTRWRCKGASERIATPGAPKNALGWEIYPEGLYRALKLANRFAALPDGRRIPLYITENGIDDRDGSARSDFLVRHLQYAGQAIQDGVDLRGYLHWTLLDNFEWAEGYAPRFGLYSVDRTPGADLARRPTAAVAVFKRIATANGVPGDLAKSHGR from the coding sequence ATGAGACGCCTCGTCCTTGCCCTCCTGACACTTGCCGTCGGCTGCGCGAGTCCGGCCGCCACCGGACTGGGCCCCTACTCGAGCGCCGAGATGAGCGAGGCGAAGCAGTTCGGGGCCGCCGGACCGGAAGCCGTGCCGGCGCCCGCGCAGGGTGAGATCAAGTTCCCGGCCGGGTTCCTCTGGGGGGCGGCGATGGCCGCCCACCAGGTCGAGGGCCGCCTGGACAACGACTGGTCCGACTGGGAGAAGGCGCCCGGAAACGTGAAAAACGGCGACACGTCCGAGGTCGGGGTCGACCACTACCGCCGCTTCGACCAGGATTTCGCCCTCGCCGCCGCGATGGGCCACAATTCCCATCGATTGTCGATAGAGTGGTCGCGCCTCGAACCGGCCAAGGGGCAGTTTGCCGCCGAGGCGATCGCCCATTACCACGCGGTGTTCCGCTCCCTGCGGGCCAAGGGCCTGATGCCCATGGTCACGCTGCACCACTTCACCAATCCGAAATGGATCGCCGCGCAGGGCGGGTGGCTGGCCGAGGCCACCGTCGCCGATTTCGGGCGATTCGCCGCTTTCGCGGGCCGCGAGTTCGGCGGCGAGGTGGATCTCTGGATCACGATCAACGAGCCCAACGTCTACGCCTTCCACGCCTACGAGTCGGGCGTCTGGCCGCCGGCGCACAAGAGCCGCGAAGAGGCGCTGCGCGTTATGGCGAACCTCTCCAAGGGCCACGCCGCCGCATTCAAGGCCTTGCACGAGACCGACCGGGTCGCCCAGGTCGGCATCGCGCACCACGTGGCCCTGTTCGATCCCAATGCCTGGTGGAGTCCGCTCGACGTGGCGACGGCGTACTTCAACGACAGGGTCTTCAACCGGGCGTTCCTCAAGGCGGTGACGACCGGCGAACTGGATTTCACGGTTCCCGGAGCGAAGGGGGTCAAGGAGAGCCATCCGGCCGCCCGGAACTCGCTCGACTTCTTGGGGGTCAACTACTACACGCGGTGGCGCTGCAAGGGGGCCAGCGAGCGCATCGCGACGCCAGGCGCGCCGAAGAACGCCCTCGGCTGGGAAATCTACCCCGAGGGCCTGTACCGGGCGCTCAAGCTCGCGAACCGCTTCGCGGCATTGCCAGACGGTCGCCGGATCCCGCTCTACATCACGGAAAACGGGATCGACGATCGCGACGGCTCCGCGCGTTCCGATTTCCTGGTCCGGCATCTGCAGTATGCGGGGCAAGCCATCCAGGACGGCGTCGATCTGCGCGGTTACCTCCACTGGACGCTGCTCGACAATTTCGAGTGGGCCGAGGGGTACGCGCCGCGGTTCGGCCTCTACTCGGTCGATCGCACGCCCGGCGCGGACCTGGCCCGCAGGCCGACGGCCGCCGTCGCCGTCTTCAAGCGGATCGCCACCGCCAACGGCGTGCCGGGAGACCTGGCCAAAAGCCACGGGCGCTGA
- a CDS encoding MFS transporter, whose protein sequence is MADTAKLGLRATLHLLGPGPFRRYMVGEAVSMTGTWMQMMAQGWVVASLTTSALVLGIVNFAASIPSLFLAMYAGSLADRHDKRLILQLTQFAQIAGAVLVGYLVQTGQFQVWHLIAVALLLGVSTAFEMPAAAAIVPELVPRQDIFRAIALDRAVFHATRLVGPALAGVCVAQLGAASAFYINALTFVALIAAVATLPKRPPGTAEEEAARQTGFREGLAYVRSDVPTLGMIGVLTLTTTLIFPMVMVLMPIYAVHVLKTGPDGMGILMGLSGVGALVGAFGLLTVEPAQRPARMLLAAGFIALALAGMSQSRAVWQAAGCIALLTLGTSMLIGLANTTIQERAPDALRGRVSAVAGLAFFGIMPFAGIGVSSLVDLMGMRTMMLTNATLFAAGAGWILLTQARRACSGPAREPVAEAAADLV, encoded by the coding sequence ATGGCCGATACCGCTAAGCTGGGCCTGCGCGCGACGCTGCATCTCCTGGGACCCGGGCCGTTCCGCCGCTACATGGTGGGCGAGGCCGTGTCGATGACGGGCACGTGGATGCAGATGATGGCGCAGGGGTGGGTGGTGGCGTCGTTGACCACCTCGGCGCTCGTGCTGGGCATCGTGAACTTCGCGGCCAGCATCCCGTCGCTCTTCCTGGCGATGTACGCGGGATCCCTGGCGGACAGGCACGACAAGCGCCTCATCCTGCAACTCACCCAGTTCGCGCAGATCGCCGGCGCGGTCCTGGTGGGCTACCTCGTGCAGACCGGCCAGTTCCAGGTCTGGCACCTGATCGCCGTGGCCCTCCTGCTCGGCGTCTCGACCGCGTTCGAGATGCCGGCGGCCGCGGCCATCGTGCCCGAACTCGTGCCCAGGCAGGACATCTTCCGGGCGATCGCCCTCGATCGGGCGGTCTTCCATGCCACGCGCCTGGTCGGGCCGGCCCTCGCCGGCGTGTGCGTGGCGCAACTCGGCGCGGCGTCCGCGTTCTACATCAATGCGCTGACCTTCGTGGCGCTAATCGCCGCCGTCGCCACCCTTCCCAAGCGGCCACCGGGAACGGCCGAGGAGGAAGCCGCGCGCCAGACCGGTTTCAGGGAAGGCCTGGCTTACGTCCGCAGCGACGTGCCGACGCTCGGCATGATCGGCGTCCTGACGCTGACCACGACGCTGATCTTCCCGATGGTGATGGTGCTGATGCCCATCTACGCCGTGCACGTCCTGAAGACCGGGCCCGACGGCATGGGCATCCTGATGGGCCTCTCCGGCGTGGGCGCCCTCGTGGGAGCCTTCGGCCTCCTGACGGTCGAACCCGCGCAGCGGCCCGCCCGCATGCTCCTGGCCGCCGGCTTCATCGCCCTGGCGCTGGCGGGGATGTCGCAGTCCCGGGCCGTCTGGCAGGCCGCGGGCTGCATCGCGTTGCTCACGCTCGGCACCTCGATGCTCATCGGTCTGGCGAACACCACCATCCAGGAGCGCGCGCCCGACGCCCTGCGCGGCCGGGTATCGGCCGTGGCGGGCCTGGCATTCTTCGGAATCATGCCGTTCGCGGGCATCGGCGTGTCGAGCCTCGTGGACCTCATGGGCATGCGCACGATGATGCTGACCAACGCGACGCTCTTTGCCGCAGGCGCCGGCTGGATCCTGCTGACCCAGGCCCGCAGGGCCTGCTCCGGGCCGGCTCGGGAACCGGTGGCCGAAGCGGCGGCCGACCTGGTCTGA